One stretch of Strigops habroptila isolate Jane unplaced genomic scaffold, bStrHab1.2.pri NC_044299.1_ctg1, whole genome shotgun sequence DNA includes these proteins:
- the STK19 gene encoding serine/threonine-protein kinase 19, translating to MSRRRRCGDGTEAKRRRRDGSPGAVEAALGALAALFPAGLFGDLLPPLVLRHQLYSIVSDRTAVDRHLDRLRADGRIRLLHVGLGTDTLGVVSMDSYREKVLAGAAGSPRAPLIRRFLDGAVAVSPALGYEERDLREWGFGDRDITQLVAAG from the exons atgagccgccgccgccgctgcggGGATGGGACCGAAGCGAAGAGACGGCGCCGGGACG GCAGCCCCGGCGCGGTGGAGGCCGCCCTGGGGGCTCTGGCCGCGCTCTTCCCGGCCGGGCTCTTTGGGGACCTGCTGCCCCCCCTGGTCCTGCGCCACCAGCTCTACAGCATCGTCAGCGACCGCACGGCCGTGGACCGGCACCTC gACCGGCTCCGGGCTGATGGTCGCATCCGGCTGCTCCATGTGGGGCTGGGCACGGACACGCTGGGGGTGGTCTCTATGGATTCCTATAGGGAGAAG GTGCTGGCGGGGGCCGCGGGGTCCCCCCGGGCCCCCCTGATCCGCAGGTTCCTGGACGGAGCCGTCGCCGTGAGCCCGGCGCTGGGATACGAGGAGCGGGACCTGCGGGAATGGGGCTTCGGGGACCGGGACATCAC